CCCTCTCCGCCATCGAGGGGACCTCGCGCCAGCCCGATGCCATCACGAACCTCGTCGGGTCGCTCTCCGCGCAGCGGCTCGCGCTCGAGGCGGAGCCAGAGGTCGAGGCGGTCTATCTCGTGGTCCCCGATGCCCGCGTCGTCTCGCGCGTGCCCTACGTGAACGCCGAGCAGATCCGGTTGCGGCAGCGCGACGCGCGACTGACCGAGTGGTTCCGCGTTGAGGTCCTCGACGTGCCGGCCGACGCGGCCGAACGTCCCGGCGAAGCGTGGCTCGCACGCGACCCGGCGACCGGCACTGCGGTGCTCCGCGTCGATCAATCCGCCTGGCTCGGCGGCACCGGCTCGCGGGCATCGGTGATCGTCACCGTTCCCCTGCGGGCCTATCTGCGCAAGCTCGCGGCGATGAACTCGCCGATCCCGCTGCTCGCGTCGCTCGTCGACCCCACCGGAGTGGTCGTCGGGACGGCCTCGCAGTCCGGACGGGTCGTCGAAACGACGCTCGCCGACCTGCCGGTGGAGGTGGTGCAGGCGATTCCGTCGCTCGATGAGCGCTTCGAGCTCGTGGGGACCTGGTTCGCGCTCCGGCTGCCGGTCGAGGGCACGCGCTTCAGCACGGTCATCGCGGTCCCGGCGACCGCCGTGGTGCTCGCCACGCTGCGCCGCGCGGCCGCCGAGCTGCTGCTCGTCGTCGCCGTCGCCCTCGCGCTCGGCATCCTCCTCTGGCTCGTGCGGCGCCGCGTGATCGCGCCCGCCGAGCAGGCGGTGCGCGACATCTCCGCCGCCGAATCGCTCGTGCGTGACATCACCGACGGCGTCCCGGGGCTCGCCGTGTTCAAGGTGACGCGCGAGGACTCGGGTCGGATGCGCGTCGACTTCGTCAGTCGCGGCGCGGCCGCCGTGCTCGGCGTGCCAGCGGTGGCGATCTCCGCCGACTGGGAGAACGTGCACGAGACCGTCTTCCCCGAGGAGGTCGCCGCGGTGCGCGCCGCCTGCGAGCGCGCCTGTATCGAGTGCGCGCCCTGGCAGCAGGAGTTCCGTGTGCGGCGACGCGACGAGGAACGGTGGGTGCGCGTGGAGGCGCGCGCCAGCCGCCTGACGACGGGTGTCGAGCTCGTCGGCTCCTGGCGCGACGTCACCGAGAGCCGAGAGCACACCGAGCTGCTCGCCGATGCGCATCGGCGCCTCATCGAGCTCGCCGACGGCGTGCCCGGGGCGGTGATCCAGTGGCGCATCACCGCGGACGGTCGCCAGGAGGTCGCGTTCGTCGGCAACCGCCTGCCCGAGATCGCCGGCGTCGGCGCTTCAGACCTGTATGGCGGACTGCACGCCTTCGAGCAGGTGCAGCTCGCGGAGGATGTGGACGCCGTGCGGCGCGCCCGGCAGCAGGCGGTGGTGACGGAGACCGGCTATGCGGTCGAGTACCGCGTGATGCACCCGGGGAAGGGGATGCGCTGGCTCCGCGAGGAGGCGGTCTCGCATCGGGTCGCGGGCTGCATCGCCGCCTTCACGGTGCACATCACCGACGTCACGCAGCAACGGAAGGAGGCCGGCGAGCTCCGCCGCGCGAAGGAGGAGGCCGAGATGGCGACGCGCGCCAAGTCGGTCTTCCTCGCGACGATGTCGCACGAGATCCGCACGCCGATGACCGGCATCAGCGGGATGATCGAGGTCCTCTCGCGCACCGTGCTCGACGCCGACCAGCGCAGCCAGCTCGGCACCATCGCCGACTCGGCGCGCGCGCTCCGGCGCATCCTCGACGATGTCCTCGACTTCTCGCGCATCGAGGCGGGGAAGATGACCGTCGAGAAGCGTCCGATCTCGATCGATGACGTGATCGAGGGCACCGCCGGCCTGTACGCCGCCGCCGCCGAGGAGAAGGGGGTGCGCCTCCGTGCGACCGTCGATCCGCGGATCGGCGAACTCGTGATGGGCGATGCCGTGCGCCTCCGCCAGGTGCTGGGCAACCTCCTCTCGAACGCGGTGAAGTTCACGGCGCGCGGGAGCGTGCGACTGGCCGTGACGCAGGAGTCGGTGACCGACGCCGAGCGGGTGCTGCGCTTCGAGGTCACGGACACCGGGGCCGGCATCCCGTATGAGGTGCAACCGCGCCTCTTCGCACCATTCGAGCGCGGCGAGCACGAGATCACCACGCAGGTCGGCGGCACGGGGCTCGGGCTCGCCCTGGTGCGGCGCATCGTCGACCTCATGGAAGGCACGGTCGAGTTGCGCAGTCTCCCCGGCGTCGGCACGTCGGTGCAGGTGCGCGTCCCGTTCGAGCGTCTGCACGAGGAGACCTCCGAGGCACGGATCTCGCTCGCCGGACTCCGCGTCTCGATCCTCCACGACACCGAGGTCGACTCGCGCTTCCTCGCCACGTTGCTCGAGGCGCGCGGGGCGCAGGTGCTCGTCGTCTCGCCCGAGCAGGTGGGCGTGGTGCCCGAGGGGACCACGGCGGACGTGGTCGTCACCGGGCCCGATGTGCCGCGCGAGGTGCAGCATGCGCTCCGGGCGCGGCTCGCCCCGGGTGCGACCGGTCGCACGCAGGTCGTCCGACTCTTCGAGGGCGCGAGCTTGCGGCCCGAGGTGCGCGGCGACGGCGGCGTGACGCTCGCGCCGCACGCGCGGCGCAGCACCTTCCTTCGCGCCGTGGCCATCGCCTGTGGCCGGGACGAGCCGGACCTCCCGACACAGACCACCGAGCATCGCTCGATCACCACGCCGGAGACCTCTACCGTGGACGAGGCGGTCGCCGAGCGGCGTCTGATCCTCGTCTGCGAGGACCACCCCATCGCGCAGCGCGTGATCGAGAAGCAGCTGCGTGTGCTCGGCTACACCGCCGAGCTGCACAACAACGGGCACAGCGGGCTCACCGCGTGGCGCACCGGCCGGTACGGCCTCGTGCTGACCGATCTGCACATGCCGGAGATGGACGGCCTGACGCTCGCACGCCGCATCCGCGCCGAGGAGAACCGTGACCCGTCGCTCGGGCGCACGCCGATCATCGCCCTGAGCGGCAACGCGTTCGACGAGCAGCGGGTCGTCTGCGTGGAAGCCGGCATGGATGACTTCCTCGCGAAGCCGGCGCTGCTGAAGGAACTCGATGCGACGCTCCGCTTCTGGCTCCCGCCCTCCTCGCGTCCGGTGGGGGTGGATCAGAAGCCGGTCCCGTCGAGTGCGATGCCGGTGACGCTGCCCGCGCCCCTCAGCCACAAGGCCCTCAAGGAGAGCCTGGGCGACGATCCCGAGGTGTTGCGTGCCGCGCTCGGGGAGTTCCTCGAGGCCGACGCGGAGGACCTGGCGGCGCTGTGCACCGCGGTCGAGGCGGACGACCGCGTGAAGGTGGTGGGAACGGCGCATCGCATCGAGGGCGCGGCCCGGATGCTCGGTGCCATGCCGTACGCGCGGGCGGCCGAGCGGGTGAAGCGGCTGTTCGGCCTCGATCAGGACGCCGCCGAGCGGGCCGAGGCGGTGCAGCTCCTGCAGCAGGAGGGGGAACGCCTGCGCACGTGGCTGCACACCACGCGCGACTGGTTCGAGCGCGTGACGGTGGGCGCGAACGGCTGAGGCAACGGGCCGGTCACGGGGCTCAAGTCGATGCGCCCCGCGCCGATACCACAGAGTGACAGTGTGACGCCCTCGGTCCGGGCCGCAGGTCCAGACCGGGATGGGTCACGTCTCGTGCCCTCTCATCGCCTCGATCCCCCATGTTCAACTCCCTCGCCCTGCGCACGCGCATCCTCGCCCTCCCCGGCGTCGCGGCACTTGGCTTCGTGGTCACCCTCGCCGTCACCATCGGCTACGGGCGCCACGCGCAGCAGCAGCAACGGCTCGTCGAGACGAGCTACTCCCCGTCGCTGGCGCACAGCCAGCGGCTCGAGGTCGTGCTGGACGCGTACCAGCGCGCCCTCCAGGACGCGGTGGGGGCGAGCGACGTGGCCGCGGTCACGGCGGCGGACACCCTCGTCTCGACCTTCGATGCCGGCATCGACTCGCTCCGGCGCCTGCCGGTGAATGCCGCCCCCGCGCTCGACTCCATCGCGACCCCGTGGCGCTCGTACACGACGCTCGCCAAGCGCACCACCATCGCGATGATCGGCGGCGACATCTCCATGGAAGCGATGCAGGCGATGCGCGCCGGCGCGGCCGAGATGAAGACGCGCCTCAAGGACCGGACGCAGATGGAGCAGGAGCGGATCGCCGCGGCGTTCGCGAGCGCCCGCGCCGCGCAGTCGAGCGCCCTCTGGGCCGCGACCATCGTGCTGGTCATCGCGTTCGTCGCGCTGGCGGTGCTCGCCATCGGCACCGTCCGCAGCATCACGAGCGCCATGCGCGAGCTCTCGACGGTGGCGGGCGAGATCGCCGCGGGCCGCATCGAGCAGCAGGTCACCGTCCGCGCCAATGACGAGATCGGGCAGCTGGCCGACGCGTTCCGGGGCATGATCGAGTACGTCGGCGGGATCGCGCACGCCGCGGATCGCCTCGCCGCCGGCGACCTCGAGGCGCGTGTCGCGCCGCGCTCGCCCGAGGATGTCCTCAGCCGCAACATGAACCGTGCCGCCGACACGCTGCGCGCGATCATCGGTGAGGCGCAGCAACTCATCGCGGCCGGCCGCGCCGGCAAGCTCCAGGTGCGCG
This sequence is a window from Gemmatimonadota bacterium. Protein-coding genes within it:
- a CDS encoding response regulator — translated: MLQELSQAAAQGVVGRDRLVRRLVAGGALSLVLLALALGWREQVSFLGNLEETARATRAQSASALAMRQSELARRIAALVQSRGGAAAAARSDLRAERQAGPDATEIVASDVTTRLAVGGVLALSAIEGTSRQPDAITNLVGSLSAQRLALEAEPEVEAVYLVVPDARVVSRVPYVNAEQIRLRQRDARLTEWFRVEVLDVPADAAERPGEAWLARDPATGTAVLRVDQSAWLGGTGSRASVIVTVPLRAYLRKLAAMNSPIPLLASLVDPTGVVVGTASQSGRVVETTLADLPVEVVQAIPSLDERFELVGTWFALRLPVEGTRFSTVIAVPATAVVLATLRRAAAELLLVVAVALALGILLWLVRRRVIAPAEQAVRDISAAESLVRDITDGVPGLAVFKVTREDSGRMRVDFVSRGAAAVLGVPAVAISADWENVHETVFPEEVAAVRAACERACIECAPWQQEFRVRRRDEERWVRVEARASRLTTGVELVGSWRDVTESREHTELLADAHRRLIELADGVPGAVIQWRITADGRQEVAFVGNRLPEIAGVGASDLYGGLHAFEQVQLAEDVDAVRRARQQAVVTETGYAVEYRVMHPGKGMRWLREEAVSHRVAGCIAAFTVHITDVTQQRKEAGELRRAKEEAEMATRAKSVFLATMSHEIRTPMTGISGMIEVLSRTVLDADQRSQLGTIADSARALRRILDDVLDFSRIEAGKMTVEKRPISIDDVIEGTAGLYAAAAEEKGVRLRATVDPRIGELVMGDAVRLRQVLGNLLSNAVKFTARGSVRLAVTQESVTDAERVLRFEVTDTGAGIPYEVQPRLFAPFERGEHEITTQVGGTGLGLALVRRIVDLMEGTVELRSLPGVGTSVQVRVPFERLHEETSEARISLAGLRVSILHDTEVDSRFLATLLEARGAQVLVVSPEQVGVVPEGTTADVVVTGPDVPREVQHALRARLAPGATGRTQVVRLFEGASLRPEVRGDGGVTLAPHARRSTFLRAVAIACGRDEPDLPTQTTEHRSITTPETSTVDEAVAERRLILVCEDHPIAQRVIEKQLRVLGYTAELHNNGHSGLTAWRTGRYGLVLTDLHMPEMDGLTLARRIRAEENRDPSLGRTPIIALSGNAFDEQRVVCVEAGMDDFLAKPALLKELDATLRFWLPPSSRPVGVDQKPVPSSAMPVTLPAPLSHKALKESLGDDPEVLRAALGEFLEADAEDLAALCTAVEADDRVKVVGTAHRIEGAARMLGAMPYARAAERVKRLFGLDQDAAERAEAVQLLQQEGERLRTWLHTTRDWFERVTVGANG